A part of Aegilops tauschii subsp. strangulata cultivar AL8/78 chromosome 2, Aet v6.0, whole genome shotgun sequence genomic DNA contains:
- the LOC109732095 gene encoding uncharacterized protein, which yields MAKEAEKDKQIAEEEEEEEEQEEEYVLLELDDVHYSCIQPNAPYILSGLDTLTPTLVVGDGLKMIGEYEETVGTCYLFSESDAPPKPGHEELAPPKENKDKQGKNIKEASSKEVKHLTSVHKILKFRSTSEGRQEHRAYRYRDKEF from the exons ATGGCAAAGGAAGCTGAGAAAGATAAACAAattgccgaggaggaggaggaggaggaggagcaggaggaggagtaTGTCTTGCTAGAGTTAGATGATGTTCATTATTCCTGCATACAACCAAATGCCCCTTATATACTCTCT GGTTTGGATACATTGACTCCTACCTTGGTAGTAGGTGATGGCCTGAAGATG ATTGGAGAATACGAAGAAACGGTTGGCACATGCTATTTATTTTCAGAAAGTG ATGCTCCACCAAAGCCCGGTCATGAAGAGCTGGCACCCCCCAAAGAAAACAAGGACAAGCAAGGCAAAAACATCAAAGAAGCATCGTCCAAGGAGGTGAAACATCTCACGAGCGTTCACAAGATCCTCAAATTCCGGTCAACCAGTGAGGGCCGTCAGGAGCACAGAGCATACCGTTACAGGGACAAGGAGTTTTGA
- the LOC109732112 gene encoding probable polyol transporter 4 isoform X1: protein MTGMMESVKARPAKGGSEYRRVEPEEEEELDGAEWARRAEAGSRRRKTAERYVFTCALFASLNAILLGYDVGVMSGAIIYIQKDLHITEFQEEILVGCLSVISLLGSLSGGRTSDAIGRKWTMGLGAIIFQTGAAIMTFAPSFTVLMIGRLLAGVGIGFGAMISAVYIAEISPAAARGTLTSLPEICINLGILLGYVSNYAFSGLSEHISWRVMLGVGILPSVFIGVALFVIPESPRWLMMEKRVPEARAVLLQISESEAEVEERLAEIEEAANIMKSVNSEDKAVWRELLNPSPAVRRMLYAGCGIQLFQQITGIDATVYYSPTIFRDAGIKSDQELLAATVAVGFTKTIFILVAIFLIDKVGRKPLLYVSTIGMTVCLFALGTALTLRKHAEGLISPNLGIDMAIFAVCGNVAFFSIGMGPICWVLSSEIFPIRLRAQASALGQVGGRVGSGLVSMSFLSMARAISVGGMFFVFAAISTVSVVFVYFCVPETKGKTLEQIEIMFEGGKEWKGGGEVELEDTQHLIQGDKKSFSLG from the exons ATGACGGGGATGATGGAGTCGGTGAAGGCGAGGCCGGCGAAGGGCGGCAGCGAGTACCGGAGGgtggagccggaggaggaggaggagctagACGGGGCGGAGTGGGCGCGCAGGGCCGAGGCCGGGAGCCGCCGGCGGAAGACGGCCGAGCGGTACGTCTTCACCTGCGCGCTCTTCGCCTCGCTCAACGCCATCCTCCTCGGCTACG ATGTCGGTGTCATGAGTGGCGCAATCATCTACATCCAGAAAGATCTCCACATCACCGAGTTTCAGGAAGAAATCCTAGTTGGTTGCCTGAGTGTGATCTCACTCTTGGGAAGCCTGTCAGGAGGAAGAACTTCCGATGCCATCGGCAGGAAATGGACAATGGGCCTTGGCGCGATCATCTTCCAGACCGGTGCAGCCATCATGACATTCGCTCCTTCGTTCACCGTGCTCATGATAGGGAGGCTTCTCGCCGGGGTGGGCATCGGCTTTGGCGCCATGATATCTGCCGTCTACATTGCCGAGATCTCCCCCGCGGCTGCCCGGGGGACTCTCACATCCCTCCCTGAGATCTGCATCAACTTGGGGATCCTCCTCGGCTACGTCTCCAATTATGCTTTCTCGGGCCTCTCCGAGCACATCAGTTGGAGGGTCATGCTTGGTGTCGGTATCCTCCCGTCTGTCTTCATCGGTGTCGCGCTTTTTGTGATCCCGGAGTCCCCTAGGTGGCTGATGATGGAGAAGAGGGTTCCAGAGGCAAGGGCGGTGTTGCTGCAGATAAGTGAATCGGAGGCTGAGGTTGAAGAAAGGCTGGCTGAGATTGAGGAAGCTGCAAATATCATGAAGTCCGTTAATTCTGAGGACAAGGCGGTGTGGAGGGAGCTACTGAACCCTTCTCCTGCTGTTCGCCGGATGCTGTATGCTGGCTGCGGTATTCAGTTGTTCCAGCAGATCACTGGAATTGATGCTACTGTCTATTACAGCCCAACAATTTTCAGGGATGCTGGAATCAAGTCTGACCAGGAGCTTCTTGCAGCAACGGTTGCTGTTGGGTTTACTAAGACGATTTTCATACTGGTTGCCATTTTCCTCATTGATAAAGTTGGGCGCAAACCGCTTCTGTATGTCAGCACCATTGGCATGACGGTCTGCTTATTCGCCTTGGGGACTGCACTTACATTGCGAAAGCATGCTGAGGGGCTTATTTCTCCAAATCTTGGGATTGACATGGCAATCTTTGCAGTTTGCGGGAATGTGGCGTTCTTCTCGATCGGGATGGGACCGATATGCTGGGTGTTATCTTCAGAGATATTTCCTATAAGATTGCGAGCTCAGGCATCAGCACTTGGTCAAGTAGGTGGCAGAGTGGGCAGTGGTTTGGTTTCCATGTCATTCCTCTCCATGGCCCGCGCCATATCCGTGGGGGGAATGTTCTTCGTCTTTGCAGCGATCTCGACCGTCTCCGTTGTGTTTGTGTACTTCTGTGTGCCAGAAACTAAAGGGAAAACTCTGGAGCAGATTGAGATAATGTTTGAAGGTGGGAAGGAATGGAAAGGAGGTGGCGAGGTCGAGCTTGAAGATACACAGCATCTAATACAGGGTGACAAGAAATCTTTCTCTCTAGGTTGA
- the LOC109732112 gene encoding probable polyol transporter 4 isoform X2, translating into MAGAADGMGSKYAALDPTDGPELDAAMVSRRRPSASERRSKERFVYGCAIFASLNAILLGYDVGVMSGAIIYIQKDLHITEFQEEILVGCLSVISLLGSLSGGRTSDAIGRKWTMGLGAIIFQTGAAIMTFAPSFTVLMIGRLLAGVGIGFGAMISAVYIAEISPAAARGTLTSLPEICINLGILLGYVSNYAFSGLSEHISWRVMLGVGILPSVFIGVALFVIPESPRWLMMEKRVPEARAVLLQISESEAEVEERLAEIEEAANIMKSVNSEDKAVWRELLNPSPAVRRMLYAGCGIQLFQQITGIDATVYYSPTIFRDAGIKSDQELLAATVAVGFTKTIFILVAIFLIDKVGRKPLLYVSTIGMTVCLFALGTALTLRKHAEGLISPNLGIDMAIFAVCGNVAFFSIGMGPICWVLSSEIFPIRLRAQASALGQVGGRVGSGLVSMSFLSMARAISVGGMFFVFAAISTVSVVFVYFCVPETKGKTLEQIEIMFEGGKEWKGGGEVELEDTQHLIQGDKKSFSLG; encoded by the exons ATGGCGGGCGCGGCCGACGGCATGGGGAGCAAGTACGCGGCCCTCGATCCGACCGACGGGCCGGAGCTGGACGCGGCGATGGTAAGCCGGAGGAGGCCCTCGGCGTCCGAGAGGAGGAGCAAGGAGAGGTTCGTGTACGGCTGCGCCATCTTCGCCTCGCTTAACGCCATCCTCCTCGGCTACG ATGTCGGTGTCATGAGTGGCGCAATCATCTACATCCAGAAAGATCTCCACATCACCGAGTTTCAGGAAGAAATCCTAGTTGGTTGCCTGAGTGTGATCTCACTCTTGGGAAGCCTGTCAGGAGGAAGAACTTCCGATGCCATCGGCAGGAAATGGACAATGGGCCTTGGCGCGATCATCTTCCAGACCGGTGCAGCCATCATGACATTCGCTCCTTCGTTCACCGTGCTCATGATAGGGAGGCTTCTCGCCGGGGTGGGCATCGGCTTTGGCGCCATGATATCTGCCGTCTACATTGCCGAGATCTCCCCCGCGGCTGCCCGGGGGACTCTCACATCCCTCCCTGAGATCTGCATCAACTTGGGGATCCTCCTCGGCTACGTCTCCAATTATGCTTTCTCGGGCCTCTCCGAGCACATCAGTTGGAGGGTCATGCTTGGTGTCGGTATCCTCCCGTCTGTCTTCATCGGTGTCGCGCTTTTTGTGATCCCGGAGTCCCCTAGGTGGCTGATGATGGAGAAGAGGGTTCCAGAGGCAAGGGCGGTGTTGCTGCAGATAAGTGAATCGGAGGCTGAGGTTGAAGAAAGGCTGGCTGAGATTGAGGAAGCTGCAAATATCATGAAGTCCGTTAATTCTGAGGACAAGGCGGTGTGGAGGGAGCTACTGAACCCTTCTCCTGCTGTTCGCCGGATGCTGTATGCTGGCTGCGGTATTCAGTTGTTCCAGCAGATCACTGGAATTGATGCTACTGTCTATTACAGCCCAACAATTTTCAGGGATGCTGGAATCAAGTCTGACCAGGAGCTTCTTGCAGCAACGGTTGCTGTTGGGTTTACTAAGACGATTTTCATACTGGTTGCCATTTTCCTCATTGATAAAGTTGGGCGCAAACCGCTTCTGTATGTCAGCACCATTGGCATGACGGTCTGCTTATTCGCCTTGGGGACTGCACTTACATTGCGAAAGCATGCTGAGGGGCTTATTTCTCCAAATCTTGGGATTGACATGGCAATCTTTGCAGTTTGCGGGAATGTGGCGTTCTTCTCGATCGGGATGGGACCGATATGCTGGGTGTTATCTTCAGAGATATTTCCTATAAGATTGCGAGCTCAGGCATCAGCACTTGGTCAAGTAGGTGGCAGAGTGGGCAGTGGTTTGGTTTCCATGTCATTCCTCTCCATGGCCCGCGCCATATCCGTGGGGGGAATGTTCTTCGTCTTTGCAGCGATCTCGACCGTCTCCGTTGTGTTTGTGTACTTCTGTGTGCCAGAAACTAAAGGGAAAACTCTGGAGCAGATTGAGATAATGTTTGAAGGTGGGAAGGAATGGAAAGGAGGTGGCGAGGTCGAGCTTGAAGATACACAGCATCTAATACAGGGTGACAAGAAATCTTTCTCTCTAGGTTGA